From the Nodularia sp. NIES-3585 genome, one window contains:
- a CDS encoding GntR family transcriptional regulator yields MIQFRIQPDSEIPASNQLFNQIRFAIACRQYPPGYKLPSTRALAMHTGLHRNTISKVYRQLEEDGFVESLAGSGIYVRTQGHEGGGKVQSSVVKQQTEDAYKLVQKALDEMLSQGYSLNQARELFLGEIDWRLRCSAQVLVAVPSHDMGAGELMVYELEHSLNIPVQLVAMEELTAVLDKTNSATVVTSRYFISDVEAIAAPKSVRVIPLDIYDYSKELELLKTLPKQNCVGIVSLSSGIVRAAEVILHGLRGDELLIMTAQPKDAYKLQAIAKRAEIIISDQASFPTVHAAVQASLEDIIRPPKLIKVENYIGAKSIDLLKRELGLG; encoded by the coding sequence ATGATTCAATTCCGTATTCAGCCAGACAGTGAAATTCCTGCTTCCAACCAGCTATTTAATCAAATTCGGTTTGCGATCGCTTGCCGACAATATCCACCTGGATACAAATTGCCCAGCACACGGGCATTAGCCATGCACACAGGTTTACACCGCAATACCATTAGCAAAGTTTACCGCCAGTTGGAAGAAGACGGATTTGTGGAAAGTCTCGCTGGTTCGGGAATTTATGTGCGTACCCAAGGGCATGAAGGCGGTGGCAAGGTGCAATCCTCTGTTGTGAAACAGCAAACCGAAGATGCCTATAAACTGGTGCAAAAAGCACTTGATGAGATGCTTTCTCAAGGCTATTCACTCAATCAAGCACGGGAGCTATTTTTAGGTGAAATTGATTGGCGCTTACGTTGTAGCGCCCAAGTGCTAGTTGCAGTTCCCTCTCATGACATGGGTGCAGGTGAATTGATGGTGTATGAGTTAGAACATTCTCTCAATATACCTGTACAGCTCGTAGCGATGGAAGAATTAACAGCCGTCCTAGATAAAACTAACTCGGCAACGGTGGTTACAAGCCGTTATTTTATCAGTGATGTGGAAGCGATCGCAGCCCCAAAATCTGTACGTGTAATTCCTCTAGATATCTACGACTACAGCAAAGAACTCGAACTGCTAAAAACCTTACCCAAACAAAATTGTGTCGGCATAGTTAGTCTCAGTTCGGGAATTGTCCGTGCCGCAGAAGTGATTCTTCATGGTTTACGAGGCGATGAACTATTAATCATGACTGCACAACCAAAAGACGCGTACAAACTGCAAGCGATCGCCAAACGGGCGGAAATAATCATCAGCGATCAAGCCAGTTTTCCCACGGTACACGCAGCAGTACAAGCATCACTTGAAGACATTATTCGTCCCCCTAAACTGATTAAAGTGGAAAATTATATTGGGGCTAAGTCGATTGATTTGTTAAAACGCGAACTGGGTTTGGGTTAG
- a CDS encoding dienelactone hydrolase family protein, whose translation MAKQIIDTTNVKLLQDNLQISAYLAQPQAPGAYPGVVVLQEIFGVNLHIREVTERIAQQGYVAIAPALFQRQAPDFETGYTPEDMKMGREYAWQQTQASELLSDIQSAIDYLKTLPQVKPDSFGCIGFCFGGHVAYLAATLPDIKATASFYGAGITARTPGGGAPTITSTPDIKGTIYTFFGMEDEFIPAEQVDQIAAELEKYKISHRVFRYDGSDHGFFCDHRASYNPKAAADAWEQVKQLFGSVLGA comes from the coding sequence ATGGCAAAGCAAATAATAGATACCACAAATGTGAAACTTTTGCAAGATAATCTCCAAATATCGGCTTATTTGGCACAACCACAAGCACCAGGTGCTTATCCGGGAGTTGTGGTATTACAGGAAATATTTGGTGTTAATCTACACATACGGGAAGTTACAGAACGAATTGCTCAACAAGGATATGTAGCGATCGCTCCGGCACTTTTTCAACGTCAAGCCCCTGATTTTGAAACAGGCTACACCCCAGAAGATATGAAAATGGGTAGAGAATATGCTTGGCAGCAAACTCAAGCATCAGAGTTATTGAGTGATATTCAATCAGCCATCGACTATCTCAAGACTCTACCCCAGGTGAAACCAGATAGCTTTGGCTGTATTGGCTTTTGTTTTGGGGGTCATGTAGCATATTTAGCTGCCACCCTACCAGATATCAAAGCGACTGCTTCCTTCTACGGTGCTGGAATTACAGCACGCACACCAGGAGGTGGCGCACCCACTATCACCAGTACCCCAGATATCAAAGGCACAATATATACTTTCTTTGGTATGGAAGATGAGTTTATCCCCGCCGAACAGGTAGATCAAATTGCCGCAGAATTAGAAAAATACAAAATTTCTCATCGTGTGTTTCGCTACGATGGATCTGACCACGGATTTTTCTGTGACCATCGCGCCAGCTATAATCCTAAAGCCGCAGCTGATGCTTGGGAGCAGGTGAAACAACTTTTTGGCAGTGTGTTAGGAGCCTAG
- a CDS encoding S1 RNA-binding domain-containing protein: MNSESKLSQPANSSFTMDDFAKALEVHDYQFQKGQVVRGKVFQLDPDGAYVDIGGKSSAFLPRDEASLRAVTDLSEVLPLQEELEFLIIRDQDAEGQVTLSRKQLEIQQVWERLTEMNEGGQTVQVRVTGVNKGGVTVDLLSLRGFIPRSHLAERDNLEALKGQSLTVSFLEINRNTNKLILSQRLATRSSSFSLLELNQLVEGKVTGIKPFGIFVDLDGLSALLHIKQVSQKFIESLEKVFQIGQTIKAVIIDLDEGKGRVALSTRILENFPGEMLENFDDVMASAEARANRASNKAAE, from the coding sequence ATGAACTCCGAATCGAAACTTTCTCAACCTGCCAATTCGTCTTTTACGATGGACGATTTTGCCAAAGCATTAGAAGTACACGACTACCAGTTTCAAAAAGGGCAAGTTGTACGTGGGAAAGTATTTCAACTTGACCCTGATGGAGCCTATGTAGATATTGGTGGCAAGTCATCCGCTTTTCTCCCCCGTGATGAGGCTTCTTTGAGAGCAGTTACCGATTTATCGGAGGTGCTGCCATTGCAAGAGGAACTGGAGTTTTTGATTATCCGCGACCAGGATGCAGAAGGTCAAGTCACCCTTTCGCGCAAGCAGTTGGAAATTCAGCAAGTCTGGGAACGACTGACCGAAATGAACGAAGGTGGACAGACGGTGCAAGTTAGAGTCACGGGTGTAAATAAAGGTGGTGTTACCGTTGATTTGCTTTCCTTGAGAGGATTTATTCCGCGATCGCATTTAGCAGAGCGTGATAACTTAGAAGCACTTAAAGGTCAAAGTTTGACTGTCAGCTTTTTAGAAATTAATCGTAATACCAACAAACTGATACTTTCCCAGCGCTTGGCAACTCGTTCTAGCAGCTTCAGCCTATTAGAACTAAATCAGCTAGTAGAAGGTAAAGTTACTGGCATTAAACCTTTTGGCATATTTGTGGATTTAGATGGTCTTAGTGCCTTGCTACATATTAAGCAAGTCAGCCAAAAATTCATTGAATCTCTGGAAAAAGTCTTTCAAATTGGTCAAACAATTAAAGCTGTAATTATTGACTTAGATGAAGGTAAAGGTCGCGTGGCTCTTTCTACCAGAATTTTGGAAAACTTCCCTGGTGAAATGCTAGAGAATTTTGATGATGTCATGGCTTCAGCCGAGGCGCGTGCTAATCGAGCTAGTAATAAGGCTGCTGAATAA